In one Mycobacteroides chelonae genomic region, the following are encoded:
- a CDS encoding flavin-containing monooxygenase: MTVTDTPSEEQQPDTVIDSGSADPIRVRALIVGTGFSGIGAAIALQKMGVPFRILEKAGEMGGTWRDNTYPGAACDVPTHLYSFSFEPRSNWDQLFSRQPEIFDYLKEVAAKYGLYRHVTFNTRVTRGYWDESEYRWHVFTESGQEYICQFLISGVGALHIPSIPEIDGLEGFEGPVFHSAQWNHDFDLTGKKVAVIGTGASAIQFVPEIVGKVGELKLFQRTPPWVLPRSNVEFGPAAKRAFASIPGLRALFRSGMYFGAEAGAYAMNRRPALLKGVELLGRAYIKSQISDPDVRRKVTPDYRAGCKRLLGSATYYKAIENPKTELVTESITRVTADGVVTSDGIERKVDAIIFGTGFHVTDSYKYLDLKGQNGEDLGDRWSAEGVTAHRGITIAGMPNLFFLLGPNTGLGHNSIVFMIESQIHYVTEAIKHVDEAYAQAIVPTREAQDRFNAEVQRKLQGSVWNNGGCQSWYLDEHGKNRTLWSGFTFEYWSQTRKVDPTEYEFEGVVRPAVRKTIPLADGPRQTSPSLSAR, translated from the coding sequence ATGACTGTCACCGACACACCGTCCGAAGAACAGCAGCCCGACACTGTGATCGACAGCGGCTCCGCCGATCCCATCCGGGTCCGGGCGCTGATAGTCGGCACCGGCTTCTCGGGCATCGGTGCCGCGATCGCGCTGCAGAAGATGGGGGTGCCGTTCCGCATCCTTGAAAAGGCTGGCGAAATGGGTGGCACCTGGCGCGACAACACCTATCCCGGTGCGGCATGCGATGTGCCGACGCACCTCTACTCGTTCTCGTTCGAGCCGCGGTCGAACTGGGATCAACTCTTTTCCAGGCAGCCCGAGATCTTCGACTATCTCAAGGAAGTCGCCGCCAAGTACGGCTTGTACCGGCATGTCACCTTCAACACACGCGTCACTCGCGGGTACTGGGATGAGAGTGAGTACCGCTGGCATGTGTTCACCGAGAGTGGGCAGGAGTACATCTGCCAGTTCCTCATCTCGGGGGTCGGCGCCCTGCACATTCCGAGCATCCCGGAGATCGATGGCCTCGAGGGTTTCGAGGGGCCGGTCTTTCATTCCGCGCAGTGGAACCACGACTTCGACCTCACCGGCAAGAAGGTCGCCGTCATCGGTACGGGTGCCAGCGCCATTCAGTTCGTCCCCGAGATCGTCGGCAAGGTCGGCGAGCTGAAACTCTTCCAGCGCACGCCGCCGTGGGTATTGCCGCGCAGCAATGTCGAATTCGGGCCGGCGGCCAAGCGGGCGTTCGCGAGCATCCCGGGGCTGCGGGCGTTGTTCCGCAGCGGCATGTATTTCGGCGCCGAGGCGGGCGCATACGCGATGAACCGGCGCCCGGCCCTGCTGAAAGGCGTTGAGCTGCTGGGCCGTGCGTACATCAAGAGCCAGATCTCGGATCCGGACGTGCGCCGGAAGGTGACACCGGATTACCGGGCCGGCTGCAAACGCCTGCTGGGCTCGGCCACGTACTACAAGGCGATCGAGAACCCGAAGACGGAATTGGTCACCGAGTCCATCACGCGGGTGACCGCGGACGGTGTGGTCACCAGCGACGGAATCGAACGCAAGGTCGACGCCATCATCTTCGGCACCGGCTTCCACGTCACCGACTCGTACAAGTACCTGGATCTGAAGGGCCAGAACGGCGAGGATCTTGGCGACCGTTGGTCGGCAGAGGGTGTCACCGCTCATCGCGGCATCACGATCGCCGGCATGCCCAACCTGTTCTTCCTCCTGGGCCCCAACACCGGCCTGGGCCACAACTCGATCGTGTTCATGATCGAGTCGCAGATCCACTACGTCACCGAGGCCATCAAACACGTTGATGAGGCCTACGCCCAGGCGATTGTGCCTACCCGCGAGGCCCAGGACCGGTTCAACGCCGAGGTTCAGCGCAAGCTGCAGGGCTCAGTCTGGAACAACGGCGGTTGCCAGAGCTGGTACCTGGACGAGCATGGCAAGAACCGGACGTTGTGGTCCGGATTCACCTTCGAATACTGGTCGCAGACAAGAAAAGTCGATCCCACCGAGTATGAGTTCGAAGGTGTGGTGCGCCCGGCTGTGCGCAAGACCATTCCCCTCGCGGACGGTCCCCGGCAGACCTCGCCAAGTCTGTCCGCACGCTAG
- a CDS encoding metal-dependent hydrolase: MNTPVDEAARPIKTRRITFRYPTGSLNRHYVQGDLVMSHIIAMLSAVFPEGEDYFIRSVKHFSDQITDPVLKKQVAGFIGQEVTHGREHRELNERLQQMGYPTGIVDRLTKRGMSLYTRYLPPRFNLAMTAALEHYTATLAETLLTDQRAQDLLGEGEVRSMLLWHALEESEHRAVAFDVYRTVGGTERMRAWAMRLITTVFLCGTLLDTLMSLLLDRATYNPVRLFRSIAELRHSPFVTRDVLARVRAYNRPGFHPDEFDNTDLVERWNTELFGEQGQLAGHLR; the protein is encoded by the coding sequence ATGAACACCCCTGTTGACGAAGCCGCCCGGCCCATCAAGACAAGGCGTATCACGTTCCGGTATCCGACCGGTTCATTGAATCGCCACTACGTGCAGGGCGATCTGGTGATGAGCCACATCATCGCGATGCTGTCGGCAGTGTTCCCGGAGGGAGAGGACTACTTCATCCGGTCCGTCAAACACTTCTCTGACCAGATCACCGACCCCGTGCTGAAAAAGCAGGTGGCCGGGTTCATCGGTCAGGAGGTGACACATGGGCGCGAGCACCGCGAACTCAACGAGCGACTGCAGCAGATGGGTTATCCGACGGGCATCGTCGACCGGCTGACCAAGCGAGGGATGAGTCTCTACACGCGGTACCTGCCGCCTCGATTCAACCTCGCCATGACGGCGGCCCTGGAGCATTACACCGCGACGCTCGCCGAGACCCTGCTGACCGATCAGCGCGCGCAAGATCTGCTGGGCGAGGGCGAGGTCCGCTCGATGCTCCTCTGGCACGCGCTGGAGGAGTCCGAACATCGCGCCGTGGCCTTCGACGTCTATCGAACGGTCGGGGGCACCGAGCGCATGCGCGCGTGGGCGATGCGGCTGATCACGACGGTGTTCCTGTGCGGGACGCTCCTGGACACCCTGATGTCGCTGCTTCTCGACCGGGCGACGTACAACCCCGTCAGGTTGTTCAGAAGCATTGCCGAACTGCGGCATTCACCCTTCGTAACCCGGGACGTGCTCGCCCGCGTCAGGGCCTACAACCGGCCCGGTTTCCATCCGGATGAGTTCGACAACACCGACCTCGTGGAACGCTGGAACACCGAACTCTTCGGCGAGCAGGGACAGCTGGCCGGCCATCTGCGCTGA
- a CDS encoding YajQ family cyclic di-GMP-binding protein, translated as MADSSFDIVSKIDRQEVDNALNQAAKELTTRFDFRGTDTTIAWKGDETIELISSTEERLKAAVDVFKEKLIRRDISMKAFDAGDPQPSGKTYRLTGTLKQGIDTENAKKINKIIRDEGPKGVKSQVQGEEIRVSSKKRDDLQAVQALLKGSDLDIALQFVNYR; from the coding sequence ATGGCGGATTCATCGTTCGACATCGTGAGCAAGATCGACCGTCAGGAGGTCGACAATGCGCTCAATCAGGCGGCCAAGGAGCTGACCACACGATTCGACTTCCGTGGGACCGACACCACTATCGCCTGGAAAGGTGACGAGACCATCGAGCTGATCAGCTCCACCGAGGAGCGCCTGAAGGCAGCCGTGGACGTCTTCAAGGAAAAGCTGATCCGCCGGGATATCAGCATGAAGGCCTTCGATGCGGGCGACCCGCAGCCCAGCGGCAAGACCTACCGGCTCACCGGGACCCTCAAGCAGGGCATCGACACCGAGAACGCCAAGAAGATCAACAAGATCATCCGCGACGAGGGCCCCAAGGGTGTCAAGTCGCAGGTGCAGGGCGAAGAGATCCGGGTGTCGAGCAAGAAGCGTGATGATCTGCAGGCCGTCCAGGCACTGCTGAAGGGCTCGGACCTGGATATTGCCTTGCAGTTCGTGAACTACCGGTAG
- a CDS encoding NAD(P)H-dependent glycerol-3-phosphate dehydrogenase, whose protein sequence is MAALREPQVVVLGGGSWGTTVASIVARRSPTLQWARSPETVADINERHRNSRYLSDEVELTESLRATSDLHEAIEQADVVIMGVPSHSFREVLTEIGQSLRPWVPIVSLVKGLEQGSRMRMSQIIEEVLPGHPAGILAGPNIAKEVARGYAAAGVVAMPDQHQAARLGELFRTSRFRVYSTNDVVGVEMAGALKNVFAIASGMGYAIGIGENTRAMVIARALREMTKLGVAMGGNPETFPGLAGLGDLIVTCTSASSRNRHVGEEIGKGKTIDEIIESMNQVAEGVKASSVVMTLADEYGIQMPIAREVDGVINHGSTVEQAYRGLMAATPGHEVHGTGF, encoded by the coding sequence ATGGCAGCACTTCGTGAACCACAAGTCGTCGTCCTCGGGGGCGGATCCTGGGGCACCACGGTGGCCTCGATTGTGGCGCGCCGCAGCCCCACCCTGCAGTGGGCCCGTTCGCCGGAAACCGTCGCGGATATCAATGAACGGCACCGCAATTCACGCTATCTGAGCGACGAGGTCGAGCTGACCGAGAGCCTGCGCGCCACCTCGGATCTGCACGAGGCCATCGAGCAGGCCGACGTGGTGATCATGGGCGTTCCCTCACACAGCTTCCGCGAGGTACTGACCGAGATCGGGCAATCCTTACGTCCGTGGGTGCCGATCGTGTCGCTGGTCAAGGGTCTTGAGCAGGGCTCCCGAATGCGGATGTCACAGATCATCGAGGAAGTGCTGCCAGGACACCCGGCGGGCATCCTGGCCGGGCCCAACATCGCCAAGGAGGTGGCTCGCGGGTATGCGGCCGCTGGTGTGGTCGCGATGCCCGATCAGCACCAGGCAGCGCGCCTGGGCGAGCTGTTCCGCACGTCGCGCTTCCGCGTGTACAGCACCAACGATGTGGTGGGTGTGGAGATGGCGGGTGCACTCAAGAACGTCTTCGCCATCGCCAGCGGCATGGGGTATGCGATCGGCATCGGCGAGAACACCCGCGCCATGGTGATCGCGCGGGCACTGCGGGAAATGACCAAACTCGGTGTGGCCATGGGCGGTAACCCCGAGACGTTTCCCGGCCTGGCGGGCCTGGGCGACCTCATCGTCACCTGCACGAGTGCCAGCAGCCGCAACCGGCACGTGGGCGAGGAGATCGGCAAGGGCAAGACCATCGACGAGATCATCGAATCGATGAATCAGGTGGCCGAGGGCGTGAAGGCGTCCTCCGTGGTGATGACCCTTGCCGACGAGTACGGCATCCAGATGCCGATCGCCCGTGAGGTCGACGGGGTGATCAACCACGGCTCCACGGTGGAGCAGGCCTACCGCGGACTCATGGCGGCCACACCCGGCCACGAGGTGCACGGCACCGGGTTCTGA
- a CDS encoding diiron oxygenase, producing the protein MTSSSYKDINYTDYEFSQATTVDGGVPTRRRRVGDRLKTARRLLFEATELSYDPELDIDWDAPLSSGMHWLASHRVSLYGTPEWGALSVEQRDELARQELVSLLSFVVDAQGALASLMFRDVIEGNTLADDYTRFLLASVRDISRNATMVGRLINKTGLELAPAPMAVQRLQRFFVPLIPHGPLGRGFILLLHRLIHQLMSELEADEQAQPVVRQVAKICVLVGRRQLEFAEDELYRAVDARRYLPAAPADISVALLTVLATSLIVRPQVYRSVGLTERAGRRAAARSENSRHRNQVLLRRYLDIAQDAGMFTTSAARSILGGRGLL; encoded by the coding sequence GTGACGTCCAGTAGTTACAAAGACATCAACTACACCGACTACGAGTTCAGTCAGGCCACCACGGTGGACGGTGGCGTTCCTACGCGTCGTCGCCGGGTGGGTGATCGGCTCAAGACGGCGCGCCGATTGCTCTTCGAAGCCACAGAGCTCAGCTACGACCCCGAACTGGACATCGACTGGGATGCGCCGCTGAGCTCCGGGATGCATTGGCTGGCGTCCCATCGGGTGTCGCTCTACGGCACCCCCGAGTGGGGTGCGCTGTCGGTGGAGCAGCGTGACGAACTGGCGCGCCAGGAGCTGGTCAGTCTGCTGAGTTTCGTCGTGGATGCGCAGGGTGCGCTGGCGTCACTGATGTTCCGGGATGTCATCGAGGGCAACACGCTCGCCGATGACTACACCCGCTTTCTGTTGGCCAGCGTTCGCGATATCAGCCGCAACGCGACCATGGTCGGCCGGCTGATCAACAAGACGGGGTTGGAGCTTGCGCCCGCGCCTATGGCCGTGCAGCGACTGCAGCGGTTCTTCGTGCCACTCATTCCGCATGGTCCTCTCGGTCGCGGATTCATCCTCTTGCTGCACAGGCTGATTCATCAGCTGATGAGTGAGCTCGAGGCCGACGAGCAGGCGCAGCCTGTGGTCCGGCAGGTCGCAAAGATCTGCGTGCTGGTCGGCCGCCGTCAGCTCGAGTTCGCCGAGGACGAGCTGTACCGCGCGGTGGATGCCCGGCGGTATCTGCCCGCTGCCCCGGCTGATATCTCGGTTGCGCTGTTGACGGTCTTGGCGACCTCGCTGATCGTGCGTCCGCAGGTGTACCGCAGCGTGGGCCTGACCGAGCGGGCCGGCCGCAGGGCGGCGGCGCGGAGCGAGAACAGTCGCCACCGCAATCAGGTGTTGTTGCGGCGATACCTCGATATCGCCCAGGACGCAGGAATGTTCACGACCAGCGCCGCGCGGTCGATTCTCGGAGGTCGCGGCCTTTTATGA
- a CDS encoding ferredoxin--NADP reductase, with protein MTDTVTPDAPKVTGNPHVHSLEVVEIIRETGDAVSLVFEVPDALVDAFRYRPGQFLTLKIPSEQTGSVARCYSLSSSPHLDDDLVVTIKRTDGGYASNWLCDNVVVGDHLTVLTPSGVFVPRSLDGDFLLIAAGSGITPMLSIAKSVLLGGAGTVYLFYANRDEQSVIFGAEIDDIMVEFPDRLRVVHWLESERGLPTRDAMAELFKAYTRYGTYICGPAPFMDGARAALSAVGMPASHIHVELYQSLTGDPFADIVVPQGGGDTAEATVELDGTQVTVEWPRNTPLLDVLLAQGFDAPYSCREGACSACACTVRRGEVRMLRNDTLVDADLAMGLTLACQAVPVTDSVDIVFDQ; from the coding sequence ATGACAGACACCGTCACACCGGATGCCCCTAAGGTGACTGGCAATCCCCACGTACATTCACTGGAGGTCGTCGAGATCATCAGGGAGACAGGGGATGCGGTTTCCCTGGTGTTCGAAGTGCCCGATGCCCTCGTCGATGCCTTCCGGTATCGACCGGGTCAATTCCTCACGCTGAAAATCCCCAGTGAACAAACGGGATCGGTGGCCCGCTGCTACTCGCTGTCCAGCTCACCGCATCTCGATGACGACCTCGTCGTCACCATCAAACGTACGGACGGCGGTTACGCGTCGAACTGGCTGTGCGACAACGTCGTCGTGGGTGATCACCTCACCGTGCTTACCCCGTCCGGGGTTTTCGTGCCGCGGTCGCTGGACGGCGACTTCTTGCTGATCGCGGCCGGTAGCGGCATCACCCCCATGCTGTCCATCGCCAAGTCGGTGCTGCTGGGTGGTGCCGGAACGGTCTACTTGTTCTATGCGAACAGGGATGAGCAGAGCGTCATCTTCGGTGCCGAGATCGACGACATCATGGTGGAGTTCCCGGACCGGCTGCGGGTTGTGCACTGGCTCGAATCCGAGCGCGGATTGCCCACCCGTGACGCCATGGCCGAGTTGTTCAAGGCCTACACCCGGTACGGCACCTACATCTGTGGCCCGGCGCCGTTCATGGACGGGGCGCGCGCCGCGTTGTCGGCCGTCGGGATGCCGGCCAGCCACATTCACGTCGAGCTCTACCAGTCGCTGACCGGCGACCCGTTCGCCGATATCGTGGTCCCGCAGGGTGGCGGGGACACCGCGGAGGCGACGGTGGAACTCGACGGCACACAGGTCACCGTCGAGTGGCCCAGGAACACCCCGCTGCTCGACGTGCTGCTCGCCCAGGGCTTCGATGCGCCGTACTCATGCCGCGAGGGTGCCTGCAGCGCGTGTGCCTGCACGGTGCGCCGCGGCGAGGTGCGGATGCTCCGCAACGACACCCTGGTCGATGCCGACCTGGCGATGGGGCTGACGCTGGCCTGTCAGGCCGTTCCGGTCACCGACAGTGTCGATATCGTCTTTGACCAGTAG
- a CDS encoding AurF N-oxygenase family protein, whose protein sequence is MTTIDQPTALHEAGASSVRGKSVGDRQKTAQRLLRSAAERAYDGEVDIDWDAPVVPGLYWTTPQRTSLYGTKLWDKLTQEQRIELTRHELGSVLSFGIYVETGLSAMLWRQVVEQNGGATDHGRYALTEVSEEARHSTMFGRLVNKLGVEPYTYPKFATRVIRLLGLAPLGPSGLGGLLLVEEVLDRAQRESMMDETVQPHARQLMKIHVLEEARHITYAREELVRQIAERGPVSNAFHRGVFALAVIGIYPVLFNPKAYRSVGIHPLRGLYAFLTSPNYRENATWVSEPLMRFMHEIGFLDGKFTGRLLRMSRAMPDDILAEIKSR, encoded by the coding sequence ATGACGACCATCGACCAACCAACGGCTCTTCACGAGGCCGGCGCTTCGTCGGTGCGGGGCAAGTCCGTGGGCGATCGGCAGAAGACGGCGCAGCGACTGCTGCGTTCGGCCGCGGAACGTGCCTACGACGGTGAGGTCGACATCGACTGGGACGCCCCCGTGGTTCCTGGGTTGTACTGGACAACTCCGCAGCGGACGTCGCTGTATGGCACCAAACTGTGGGACAAGCTGACTCAGGAACAGCGCATCGAACTGACGCGTCATGAGCTCGGCTCGGTACTCAGCTTCGGCATCTATGTGGAGACCGGTCTCAGCGCCATGCTGTGGCGGCAGGTTGTCGAGCAGAACGGGGGAGCGACCGATCACGGCCGTTACGCGCTGACCGAGGTCAGCGAGGAAGCGCGGCACTCCACCATGTTCGGTCGTCTCGTGAACAAGCTCGGCGTCGAGCCGTACACCTATCCCAAGTTCGCGACGCGCGTCATCCGGCTTCTGGGACTGGCGCCGCTGGGCCCGTCGGGCCTGGGCGGGCTTTTGCTGGTCGAAGAGGTGTTGGACCGCGCGCAGCGCGAATCGATGATGGATGAGACGGTGCAGCCGCATGCGCGTCAGCTGATGAAGATCCATGTGCTCGAAGAGGCGCGGCATATCACCTATGCGCGTGAGGAATTGGTGCGTCAGATCGCTGAACGAGGCCCGGTGTCCAACGCATTCCATCGCGGGGTTTTCGCCCTTGCGGTAATCGGTATCTACCCGGTGCTCTTCAACCCGAAGGCATACCGGTCGGTGGGGATTCATCCGCTGCGCGGCCTGTACGCCTTCTTGACGTCACCGAACTACCGCGAGAACGCGACATGGGTTTCGGAGCCGCTGATGCGCTTCATGCACGAGATCGGTTTCCTGGACGGCAAATTCACCGGGCGACTGTTGCGGATGTCGCGGGCGATGCCAGACGACATCCTGGCCGAGATCAAGTCGCGATAA
- a CDS encoding TIGR03617 family F420-dependent LLM class oxidoreductase, protein MDFGNMSAVLIDVTLTTGLTTMAADAAEAEGAGYAGIWTFEGAHDPFLPLLLAAEHTRDVTLGTSIAVAFARNPMLLANIGWDLQAYSGGRFILGLGTQIKPHITRRFGMPWSSPAARMRDMVLAVRAIWQSWQEGGRLDYRGEFYQNTLMTPMFMPDPAEVSAFGPPPIWLAGVGSGMTEVAGEVADGFLSHPFCTPDYLAQITVPTLARGAQKSGKTLADIQIHHSPMIIIGRDDTELAGARAAVRKQLAFYGSTPAYWPILELHGRSEVGPKLKELSKQGEWDAMTNLIDDEFVDNAAITVTDPAQGARQLRDRYGDLVHRLGFNTPYRPDRALLAALLTACAEAR, encoded by the coding sequence ATGGACTTCGGCAATATGAGTGCGGTGTTGATCGATGTGACGCTCACGACCGGGCTGACCACCATGGCCGCCGATGCCGCCGAAGCCGAGGGGGCCGGCTACGCGGGTATCTGGACATTCGAGGGCGCGCACGACCCGTTTCTGCCGCTGCTGCTGGCCGCCGAGCACACCAGGGATGTCACCCTGGGGACCTCCATCGCGGTCGCCTTCGCGCGAAATCCGATGCTGTTGGCCAACATTGGCTGGGATCTGCAGGCCTACTCGGGCGGGCGATTCATCCTCGGGCTCGGCACGCAGATCAAACCGCACATCACCCGTAGGTTCGGCATGCCGTGGAGCAGTCCCGCGGCGCGGATGCGTGACATGGTGCTGGCGGTGCGCGCCATCTGGCAGTCGTGGCAGGAAGGCGGGCGTCTGGACTATCGCGGCGAGTTCTATCAGAACACCCTCATGACGCCGATGTTCATGCCTGATCCCGCCGAGGTGAGCGCCTTTGGCCCGCCACCGATCTGGCTGGCCGGTGTCGGTAGCGGGATGACCGAGGTTGCGGGCGAGGTGGCCGACGGATTTCTGTCGCACCCGTTCTGTACACCCGACTACCTCGCGCAGATCACCGTGCCGACGCTGGCACGTGGCGCGCAGAAGTCCGGAAAGACACTCGCCGACATTCAGATCCACCACTCGCCGATGATCATCATCGGGCGCGACGACACCGAGCTGGCGGGTGCGCGGGCGGCGGTGCGCAAGCAGCTCGCCTTCTATGGGTCCACGCCCGCCTACTGGCCGATCCTGGAGCTGCACGGGCGCTCAGAGGTTGGCCCGAAACTCAAAGAGCTGTCCAAACAGGGCGAATGGGATGCGATGACCAATCTGATCGACGACGAGTTCGTCGATAACGCGGCGATCACCGTGACCGACCCCGCGCAGGGCGCGCGCCAATTGCGGGACCGCTACGGCGATCTGGTGCACCGGTTGGGTTTCAACACCCCGTACCGGCCCGATCGTGCACTGCTGGCAGCGCTGCTGACCGCCTGCGCAGAGGCTCGCTAG
- a CDS encoding RsiV family protein: protein MRLGNLLIAVLCGIVLVGCDRGEAPTDAPAQESTSASASAAATPTAAVDPAGEPACPKHGGRWDAAQGCVIDEVTPQATQHLLIPVQWDSSFPELQKATDELVADIRANFRKSVERAGAPPEGKPWALQVSFEAYQGKGVHPSDSVRFSISESLGGYHPGFAFRTLAFDRVTKQPITIGSLVIDPATALPKIAALVRADLRAQLGGVGTEFVDTGTVPEPGNFTELSLDGDALLFSFEPYRVAAYAEGPMQSRVALSELRDVVKPEYLPA from the coding sequence ATGCGTCTTGGGAACCTGCTGATCGCCGTCCTGTGCGGCATCGTCCTTGTCGGCTGCGATAGGGGAGAAGCACCCACGGACGCCCCCGCGCAGGAATCCACCAGTGCGTCGGCCTCCGCCGCGGCAACCCCCACCGCGGCCGTTGACCCCGCCGGCGAGCCCGCCTGCCCCAAACACGGCGGTCGCTGGGATGCCGCTCAGGGCTGCGTCATCGACGAGGTCACCCCGCAGGCCACCCAGCACCTGCTCATCCCCGTCCAGTGGGATTCGTCCTTCCCCGAGCTGCAGAAGGCGACCGACGAGCTGGTGGCGGATATCCGCGCTAATTTCCGCAAGTCCGTCGAGCGTGCGGGAGCCCCACCCGAAGGCAAGCCGTGGGCGCTGCAGGTCAGCTTCGAGGCGTATCAGGGCAAGGGTGTGCATCCCTCCGACAGCGTGCGGTTCTCTATCAGCGAGTCACTCGGCGGCTATCACCCGGGATTCGCTTTTCGCACCCTGGCCTTCGACCGCGTCACCAAACAGCCCATCACCATCGGGTCGCTGGTGATCGACCCGGCGACGGCTCTGCCCAAGATCGCCGCGCTGGTCCGCGCCGATCTGCGCGCGCAGCTCGGCGGTGTGGGAACCGAATTCGTCGATACCGGAACAGTTCCGGAGCCAGGCAATTTCACAGAACTTTCGCTGGACGGCGACGCGCTGCTGTTCTCCTTCGAGCCATACCGCGTGGCCGCGTACGCCGAGGGGCCGATGCAGAGCCGGGTGGCGCTATCCGAGCTGCGCGATGTGGTGAAGCCCGAGTACCTGCCCGCCTGA
- a CDS encoding SDR family NAD(P)-dependent oxidoreductase, producing MKNFDNKVAVITGAGSGIGRSLALNLAQRGARLALSDIDTAGVADTAGRCEKAGATAIPFELDVADRAAVYAHAADVKNEFGQVNLVFNNAGVALSADVKDMEWDDFDWLMNINFWGVAHGTKAFLPHLIESGDGHIVNVSSVFGFMGIPSQSAYNAAKFAVRGFTEALRQEIRAAKYPVGVTCVHPGGIKTNIASSARGIPEGVDRETVRKGFQLAAITRPDSAARIILRGVEKNRPRVLIGPDARVFDAIPRIIGPRYGDLMAPFYGLGKYGPGKKIAARFGIEL from the coding sequence ATGAAGAACTTCGACAACAAGGTCGCCGTCATCACCGGTGCCGGTTCGGGTATCGGCCGCAGCCTGGCCTTGAATCTGGCCCAGCGCGGCGCGCGGTTGGCGCTCTCGGATATCGACACCGCGGGCGTGGCCGATACCGCCGGGCGTTGCGAGAAGGCCGGCGCGACCGCCATCCCCTTTGAACTCGACGTCGCCGACCGGGCCGCCGTGTACGCCCATGCGGCCGACGTCAAGAACGAGTTCGGTCAGGTCAACCTGGTGTTCAACAATGCCGGGGTCGCACTGTCCGCCGACGTCAAAGACATGGAATGGGATGACTTCGACTGGTTGATGAACATCAATTTCTGGGGTGTCGCGCACGGCACCAAGGCCTTTCTGCCGCATCTCATCGAATCGGGCGATGGCCACATCGTCAATGTGTCGTCGGTGTTTGGATTCATGGGCATCCCGTCTCAGAGTGCCTATAACGCAGCAAAATTCGCTGTTCGTGGCTTCACCGAGGCGCTGCGTCAGGAGATCCGGGCGGCCAAGTACCCCGTCGGAGTCACCTGTGTGCACCCCGGCGGGATCAAGACCAACATCGCCTCAAGTGCGCGCGGTATCCCGGAGGGAGTCGACCGGGAAACCGTCCGAAAGGGCTTCCAGCTCGCGGCGATCACCCGGCCGGACTCGGCGGCGCGGATCATTCTGCGGGGTGTCGAGAAGAATCGGCCCCGGGTGTTGATCGGTCCCGATGCCCGGGTGTTCGACGCCATACCGCGCATCATCGGACCGCGTTACGGGGATCTGATGGCGCCGTTCTACGGACTCGGCAAGTACGGGCCGGGCAAGAAGATCGCGGCGCGTTTCGGTATCGAGCTCTAG
- a CDS encoding LysE family translocator gives MIPAVSPSHLIGFALVAYALIVIPGPSVLFSVGRSLSVGRRAGLLSVLGNTAGTAVFVAPATAGLGALLTASSWALTAVKLVGAAYLIYLGVQAIRNRKSLNEALNADRPAAGQRHVFRQGFIVGLTNPKTALFFAAVLPQFADPAAGSVPTQIFLFGIVFIAIALVSDSLWALLASTARNWFARSPKRLETMGGAGGFMIVGLGAGVAISGTHA, from the coding sequence ATGATCCCCGCTGTCTCGCCGTCACACCTGATCGGCTTCGCGCTCGTCGCGTACGCCCTCATCGTGATTCCGGGACCGAGCGTGCTGTTTTCCGTTGGCCGTTCGCTCAGCGTGGGCCGCCGCGCGGGCCTGCTGAGCGTGCTGGGCAATACGGCGGGTACTGCGGTGTTCGTGGCGCCTGCGACAGCCGGACTGGGCGCCCTGCTGACCGCCTCCTCCTGGGCGCTGACGGCGGTGAAGCTGGTTGGCGCGGCCTATCTGATCTACCTTGGCGTACAGGCGATTCGGAACCGCAAGTCACTCAACGAGGCATTGAACGCAGACCGGCCTGCGGCAGGACAACGACACGTCTTCCGGCAGGGCTTCATTGTCGGCCTGACCAATCCGAAGACGGCGCTGTTCTTCGCCGCGGTGCTGCCGCAGTTCGCCGATCCTGCCGCGGGCTCGGTGCCGACCCAGATCTTCCTGTTCGGCATCGTGTTCATCGCGATAGCTCTTGTCTCGGACAGCCTGTGGGCACTGCTGGCCAGCACCGCGCGCAATTGGTTCGCCCGTTCACCCAAGCGCCTGGAGACCATGGGCGGTGCGGGCGGCTTCATGATTGTCGGCCTGGGGGCCGGGGTGGCGATCTCAGGTACCCACGCCTAG